aataatattgtaAAAGATGTTTGTTGTAATTGTTGCATCAATTTTTATcctattttaatgaaaaaaaacttttcaatggtatttttccaatgaaattttaaaattaaagggtaaaattgtaagttttcaaaattcaagagCATCATCTATATCTATTCcaaagttatattttatataatttaaccttaaattttcaatggcatatattatataatgtttttttgaaaaaagaaagagggagaagaaagagaaattattgcaatatatatattttaaagtaatatagacctttttttttctttttttttttttaccgaaAAGTAGGTAGACTTTTAAGTTTTAGCATTTTAGACACATACAAATATGGATATTGATGAACTCGaatcataaatataaatattaggTAAAATTTTAATGACAAATCAATATTGTCCTAAAAAAAACGAGAATTTTTTCACCATGTTATAGATTTAAATCGTAGACAAATTCGGAAGGAACATAGCTCAATTGATACCCAATATTTATTAGTGACTAAAAAATCTACGATTAAAATTCTTCCctctatattatatttacaagttttaaaatagctttcataacgatttttcaaaatattttgagatTTTACTCTTTCGGATATTGAGTTGTTGAGTAGGCTacaaaatttgattgaaaacagctattgattaaagaaaattgaaatattttggtTTCTAAATTCTTATACTTTAACTTACTTTGATGTTGATATAAATTTCTACACATAAGCACATACTTGTCatctattttatcaattaatGAACAAAGTCTTGGTCAAAATCTTTCGttaaaaaaagagttaaaaagaaatctaaatagatgcttttaaaactttagatatcaaatagacacaaatctAAAAGTTTGAGATTAAGAATATGTTTGGTAGAAAATCTTAAAAGAGAAACTTGAAAACAAAGAATTCAATGAAACTTGGtgttttaagaaattgaattataatttaaacaattgtttgaTGTGTATTTACTAATATATTTACAGATTAAAAAGTAGGTTGAACTATTAACATATATAATGAAAGAATTAAAGCTCTAAGTTGGAGGTGAAATGTGCATATAATGCATTAggaagattagaaattagaattaaaagaaaatagccCTAAAAATGGAGGGAGGGCCCTGAAAGGATGAGGACAGGGTTGATACTAAGATAGAGGCTGGAAATGAGTGTGGATAAAGGCGTGTGTTCAACCCACCAATCACATGGAAGAAAAATCACAAAtcttcaaatttcataatcCCAATTCTTAAAATTcgcctctttttttttatttgatcccAATTCCCAAATCCCTAAACACCTCAATTTTTGCTTTTCTACCCTCCAACTCTTCACTTTTTGCACAAAACCTCCTTCCACTACTTCCCACCCATTTGACGAAGCTCCACCATTTTTGGTTGTGAATTGAACACACCCTTCATTTCCAATTCCCCACTTCTCTCTCTCTGCTTCCCCTTTCTGGGTTTAGGGTTTCCCTTCAATGGCTGTTTCAACCAGTTTTTCCGGTGCCAAATTGGAAGCCCTTTTGTTGAAATCGGCCGCAACCTCTTCTTCCACCAGGATTTCGTCTTCATCTCAACTTACCGGTTTCTGCAAATCCATTCGAACCAGGAGAATTCTATTTCAGAGAAGTGGCCTTTCGTCTTTCTCCCCACTGAGGTGCGAGGTTGCTTCTTCTGATGTTTTGGTTCagaatgatgaatttgatccaGCTAAATCTTCCAATCTCTCTGCCCTTGAACAGCTCAAGACCTCTGCTGTTGACAGTAAGTATTTCCCATTTTTCTACTTtctgttttttctcttttagaCTTTGCCATTGCTTGAATTTTCAATGGAGTCTTGATCATTACTTCTATTTTGAAATTCCCAATTCCGCAATTTTTAACTACCATAATTAGCTTTTGGTTATCTGATTGAATTTCTATATGGAAATGCTGCATGATGGGAAGAGTTGTAAAAGATGTCCAAATTGGAGACTTCACTGAAGTTCTGGGTTTGTTGTGTATGGAAATTAGGATATACAAAGGAAAGAAGCAGCATTGTTGTGATTGGGCTTAGTATTCATACAACACCTGTTGAAATGAGAGAAAAACTGGCCATTCCTGAGGCAGAGTGGCCTCGTGCCATTGGAGAACTTTGTGGCTTAAACCACATTGAAGAAGCAGCCGTTCTTAGCACCTGCAACAGAATGGAGATATATGTTGTTGCTCTATCTCAGCATCGTGGAGTGAAAGAAGTGACTGAATGGATGTCAAAGGTTTGATTGATATTAAGATTCATAATCTTGGAAAACTACTTTTTGCACGTTAGATTTTATACTTTTCAAGCATATTCATGTCTTAGCTTTTATATTTCTAAATGTATCACAGATTCAAATCATGGTAGCTATCTGATTAGTGATATTGGATATCTGGACAAGTTTCCATTCTGGCAAAATTTCAAGGCTAGATAGTTGTTTTATATGAGATTACTTAACAACCACAACTATTGAAAGATTACAAAAGGATTGTACCTTCTGATTCAGACCACCACCATTAAAGAATAtgttttcagttttgatgtCATGTAAAGAATGGAAATCATATGAATAGCtggtttgttgttgttttcAGACAAGTGGAATCCCGGTTTCGGAGATTTGCCAACACCGGTTTTTGCTGTATAACAACGATGCCACACAACATATTTTCGAAGTTTCAGCAGGGCTTGACTCTCTTGTTCTAGGAGAGGGCCAAATCCTTGCTCAGGTTAAACAAGTTGTCAAGGTTGGGCAGGGTGTTGCAGGATTTGGAAGGAACATTAGTGGCCTTTTCAAGCATGCCATCACGGTGGGTAAGCGTGTAAGGACAGAGACTAATATTGCTGCTGGTGCTGTATCTGTGAGTTCTGCTGCTGTAGAATTGGCCTTGATGAAGCTTCCTGAAGCTTCCCATGCCACTGCCAGAATGCTGGTAATTGGAGCTGGTAAGATGGGAAAGCTTGTAATTAAACATTTGGTAGCTAAAGGCTGCACAAAGATGGTTGTTGTGAATCGATCTGAAGAGAGAGTCACAGCCATCCGCGAGGAGATTAAGGACGTCGAGATAATCTACAAGCCCCTCACAGAAATGCTTAGTTGTACAGCTGAAGCAGATGTGATATTTACCAGCACAGCTTCTGAAAGCCTTTTGTTTACAAAGGAGCAGGTTAAAGATCTCCCCCCTGTTGGGCATGATGTCGGAGGCTTAAGGCTTTTCATCGATATCTCTGTTCCTCGAAATGTTGGAGCGTGCATCAATGATCTAGAAGATGTACGAGTGTACAATGTTGACGATCTCAAGGAGGTAGTTGCTGCAAACAAGGAGGATAGGCTCCGAAAAGCGATGGAAGCACAATCAATTATCACCGAAGAATCCAAACAATTTGAAGCATGGAGGGATTCATTGGAGACTGTTCCAACGATCAAGAAACTGAGGGCTTATGCTGAAAGAATCAGAACTGCTGAGTTAGAAAAATGTCTATCAAAGATGGGTGATGATATCCCAAAGAAAACTCGACGAGCTGTAGACGATCTTAGTCGTGGTATAGTTAACAAGCTGCTTCATGGTCCTATGCAGCATTTGAGATGCGACGGGAGCGACAGCCGAACTTTAAGTGAAACCTTGGAGAACATGCACGCTCTAAATAGAATGTTCAGCCTCGAGACAGAGATAGCAGTATTGGAACAGAAAATCAGAGCTAAAGTGGAACAAAACCAGAAGTAAGCAGTATTACATGAAACTCTCATTCACCTCCCTTTGCCTTTTACTTGCACAGTTCGAAATAAGGGGAGAACTCCTCACTTCGGTTTGTCGTGATCTCGAATCCGTAATTAATCTTCATTAATTCCCTCTGTGGGAACTTTTCTTTTGATGATTTGTGTATTGACAATGGTGAAACCTGGTCTCTCATACCTCTGTGTTGGCTTGTTCCTTGTGCATTCTCAGCTATTGTAGCAGAATACACCTTTGAGGTAATCCTGTACTAAGCTTGTAATCTGTATCTGAAATGTGgttaatttttgtaattaagaTACTGATTTTCAATATATAGAGATAATCCTTGATTCTTCCGTCATTCTGTGTTATCTATTGCTACTTCTTTGCTTATCTGTGATCAACAAAATTAGACAAACATGTGGTGTTTCAGATATATGTGCACTTAGttctttttgtttatatttatgATCAAATCAACTTTTATAATCTAAAACTAAATCAAACCAAGGAACAATGTATGAAATGAAATCAGACTATATATCAGTTTCTACCATTGTCTTATAATGTTAATGACTGATAATCTGTTTGAAGATGATGAGGCTCTGCAATTTCAATGCTCAAAAGGAAACtatgaattaaattaatgagatatacatctttttttttttttttttttaatataaatgttctTGATAAGAGAGCCGATTTCATCGATGagaatgaaataaatgaatataattccGAAACACTCAAAGGTGTGATTACATAAAAGCTCTCGAATCACAAATCAAGGAAGAAAtagtataataaaaaaaagggtGTTTAGTAGCCTGAAAAAGAATCAAATCCATAAAACTATCAAAGATTGAGTAGGAATCTCTAAAATTATATCATTCCTTTCACCCAAAGAAACTAGTCACAAAGTCTTGTTTGCACCAAGAAATGAGTGACCAAcaaaaaagcaagaaaatgggaaaTGTTGTTGGACAAAATCAACGAACAAGTGAAAGCATCAAGGACCAGGACCTACCCAATATGTTGAAACAAAGGAATAATATGCAAAAAAGCATCGGGAAGCTCCAAATTAGAAGAACACTATGCGTACACTAGCCTCTGCTCTACACCCTTCCCAAAATAAATTATGGATTTGACAATCTTTGTAGGTAATTTTAACAAAGACAGGTAATAAGTCGGCATAACTTAGAGCATATATCTCTTTCTGAAATAAAACTGGCTATGGTCTTGGGATTGCAATATTTTCAGTCATAGCATATGCCTTTTCTtagttctttcttcttcttcttcttcttcttcttttttcttattaaaaatatcaaatggaCAGAACCAGAACAGtataaattttgtaaatttaagATTAAGAGTTTCAAGTACCAATTCTCACGTGAAGATTTCTCTATCAGAAACTTCTCTCTTATTGCATTattaattaacaaataacaacaagGTTAACATACCATTTCGGTTCCATACTTTAACGTTTGTctctcaaaattaaattttattaaaattgattaaataataataataattttcgtagaaaaaaatataatacgtgaatatgtttttaaattacaaaaaaaaaaaaaaatctttttaaaagttaacaATAAACCAGCTGTGATGATTAAATTAAAGACTTATTGGAATGATCtatagatttaaaaataaattaattggtagctttctttatttttctataaagcATTTCAATAAATAGTATTGCTTTAATATAATGATTATGCaataatatttgtttataaCACCACAAatgtaataaattttattattattattatgtgtgGTGGGTAGAAGTAGAAACAGTCCGTGGTTAAACCGCATCAaatcaaaaaattttaaaaatctataatAGGAATCATATCGACACAATTTTAACTGTTCAGACCGGATCAGAACACAAAAAGTGGTTCGGTACCGTTTGATTTTTGCAGTTTCAATGATCATCCTTAATAGTGGGGAATTCGAACCAATTCGAACTTCCTATCCTTTAGTTGAGATTACATGTCATTGAGTATATCATCTTTACTATTTTGTTTCAAATATTAtgcttttattaaaaaaaacattgcgTACATGTTCATGTCATTATTTGTACCCCTTGCAAATTTTCAtgttattattgaaaaatttaatgtcaaattcacatattatttaatttgaaacaaattataaatatacaaTTTCCAACTAAATAAAGGTCACAAAATTGGCAA
This genomic window from Benincasa hispida cultivar B227 chromosome 4, ASM972705v1, whole genome shotgun sequence contains:
- the LOC120075764 gene encoding glutamyl-tRNA reductase 1, chloroplastic, whose amino-acid sequence is MAVSTSFSGAKLEALLLKSAATSSSTRISSSSQLTGFCKSIRTRRILFQRSGLSSFSPLRCEVASSDVLVQNDEFDPAKSSNLSALEQLKTSAVDRYTKERSSIVVIGLSIHTTPVEMREKLAIPEAEWPRAIGELCGLNHIEEAAVLSTCNRMEIYVVALSQHRGVKEVTEWMSKTSGIPVSEICQHRFLLYNNDATQHIFEVSAGLDSLVLGEGQILAQVKQVVKVGQGVAGFGRNISGLFKHAITVGKRVRTETNIAAGAVSVSSAAVELALMKLPEASHATARMLVIGAGKMGKLVIKHLVAKGCTKMVVVNRSEERVTAIREEIKDVEIIYKPLTEMLSCTAEADVIFTSTASESLLFTKEQVKDLPPVGHDVGGLRLFIDISVPRNVGACINDLEDVRVYNVDDLKEVVAANKEDRLRKAMEAQSIITEESKQFEAWRDSLETVPTIKKLRAYAERIRTAELEKCLSKMGDDIPKKTRRAVDDLSRGIVNKLLHGPMQHLRCDGSDSRTLSETLENMHALNRMFSLETEIAVLEQKIRAKVEQNQK